The following are encoded together in the Lactuca sativa cultivar Salinas chromosome 1, Lsat_Salinas_v11, whole genome shotgun sequence genome:
- the LOC111910027 gene encoding protein ALP1-like yields MMLEVDAGLQRCRKCAAAICLMAMGESPDTMDDYMRMSERTARESLYTLSRGVVETFGDVYLRKPSLYDLQELYATHEERHGFPGMIESIDCTHWKWKNCPVAWKGQYASGHHGSPSLVLEAVASQDLWIWHAFFGVAGSNNDVNVLDLSPIFDDLLNGKAPDAPFTVNGNEYKYGYYLTNGMYPQYSTFMKAFRHTVEERDNFFKIRQEGARKDVERAFGVLKAKWHIVEHVARPLDLETLRYIMYACIIMHNMVVEYKGRNIAHYIPTGPIHVQFQLGTTDYLHRVVDIQDANKH; encoded by the coding sequence ATGATGCTAGAGGTAGATGCGGGTTTACAACGTTGCAGAAAATGTGCTGCGGCCATTTGTTTGATGGCTATGGGGGAGTCACCCGACACCATGGATGACTATATGAGAATGTCCgaaagaaccgcaagagagagtttGTATACATTGTCAAGGGGTGTTGTTGAAACTTTTGGTGACGTGTATTTGCGGAAACCTTCGTTGTATGATTTGCAAGAATTGTATGCGACGCATGAAGAACGCCATGGGTTTCCCGGAATGATCGAAAGCATTGATTGCACACACTGGAAATGGAAAAATTGTCCGGTAGCATGGAAAGGGCAATACGCCAGTGGTCATCACGGATCACCTTCTTTGGTGTTAGAGGCTGTCGCTTCtcaagatttatggatttggcATGCATTTTTTGGGGTTGCGGGTTCCAACAACGACGTCAACGTTCTTGATCTGTCGCCAATATTCGACGATCTTTTGAATGGAAAAGCCCCGGATGCTCCTTTCACGGTGAATGGAAacgaatacaaatatgggtattacCTTACAAATGGAATGTATCCTCAGTATTCCACATTCATGAAGGCATTCCGCCACACGGTTGAAGAACGAGACAATTTTTTTAAGATAAGACAAGAAGGAGCACGTAAGGATGTGGAACGTGCTTTTGGAGTGTTGAAGGCGAAGTGGCATATAGTCGAACATGTAGCACGACCATTGGATTTAGAAACTTTACGATatatcatgtatgcatgtatcataatgcataacatggtaGTAGAATATAAAGGGCGAAATATTGCACACTATATCCCAACGGGGCCCATACACGTTCAGTTTCAACTAGGAACAACAGATTATTTACATCGCGTTGTTGACATTCAGGACGCAAATAAACACTGA
- the LOC111910026 gene encoding uncharacterized protein LOC111910026, whose translation MDPEDVINLFDSCWFNYEILKKDQSSKANQSLSSSEPKFSSLRSILVRSKSDDIGSFNYGSFSPNSVLFTSHLDSIPSGNLDSTVQKQEQVQEDETKTITVRETVNTDQKEQSVQEMKKRKKKRHGFSKSLSDLEFEELKGFMDLGFIFSEEDKDSKLVEIIPGLQRLGVERGNDDKGSCSSSSARRPYLSEAWENMDRRLQTPLLNWEIPVVRDEIDMKDNLKLWAHTVASYVR comes from the coding sequence ATGGACCCAGAAGACGTGATTAACCTCTTCGATTCCTGCTGGTTCAATTATGAAATCCTGAAGAAAGATCAGTCCTCTAAAGCAAACCAATCATTATCTTCGTCTGAGCCAAAATTTTCAAGCTTGAGATCAATCCTTGTGAGGTCTAAAAGTGATGATATAGGAAGCTTCAACTATGGTTCTTTCTCTCCCAACTCAGTCCTTTTCACATCGCACCTCGATTCCATCCCTTCAGGTAACTTAGATTCTACAGTACAGAAACAAGAACAAGTCCAAGAAGACGAAACAAAAACAATAACAGTAAGAGAAACAGTAAACACAGATCAAAAGGAGCAAAGTGTTCAAGAAAtgaagaaaaggaagaagaagagacaTGGATTTAGCAAGAGCCTATCAGACCTTGAGTTTGAGGAGCTAAAAGGATTCATGGATTTGGGTTTTATTTTTTCTGAAGAAGATAAAGACTCAAAATTGGTTGAGATCATTCCCGGGCTTCAAAGATTAGGTGTGGAGAGAGGAAATGATGATAAGGGTTCATGTTCATCTTCAAGTGCAAGGAGGCCTTATCTTTCAGAAGCATGGGAGAATATGGATAGAAGATTACAGACACCGTTGTTGAATTGGGAGATTCCTGTTGTTAGAGATGAGATTGACATGAAAGATAATCTCAAGTTATGGGCTCACACTGTGGCTTCATATGTTAGATAA